TCCTCGCATCCTGCGCCTGCAGAAACCTCCTGCAGGCGTGAAACTGCATCATGTAAAATCATTCCTCATCCTCCAGCAGCACAACCCGCGCAGGAGCCGCGTCAGCTCCTCGGATTTTCAGCGGCAGAGCAAACATGTGATACATTCCGTCGGGAACCTGGGCCAGGTCCAGCAGCTCAATAATTGCGATACCTGCTGCGAGCAGAATGCGGTGAACCGCACCGCTGCCGATTGACGGCGTATCGCAGCCGACAACCTTTACTCCGGAGGAGATCAGATACTCTGCCTCCTTCTCGGAAAGCTCAGGATAATTTTCGTCCGCGTCATGATATCCTGAGCGGAACAGAACAGCAGAACTCGTGTGGGAAAACAGAGCGCCGAACGAAACAACCTCGGCGATCGTAATCAATGAACTAAGTGGCAGTTCATCAATGGTTGTGCCCGCAGGAAAGTAATGCGCTGGTGCATCGATGTGGGTTCCGGTATGTGTGCCGAGCGAGAGAGCTGAGATCGTTGATTCTCCCGATTTTTGCGCAGTTCGCACAAACTCGGGATCGCCGGGGTACACATACATCCCGGGAGCAAGCGCCCGGGTCACATCATAAATTTTCATCTTAGAATCCATGATCTGCAGAGTCGATCGCATCGTCGATCTGCTTCTGCAGTGCGTCCGGGAGTCCCTCGATGCGCACATCAAGGAATCCGCGGATGATCGTTGCCGTTGCCTCTTCTTCTGAAAGACCGCGCGCCATCAGGTACTCGATCTCATCGCGGGCGATTTTGCCGACCGCTGCTTCGTGAGAGAGTTCCACATCCGTAACACGGCCGTCGATCTCAGGGATCGCATGCATAATGCCGTCTTTTAGGATAAGGCCGCGACACTCAATGTGTCCCTTCGTCTGCGGCACATGGGCAATGATTGCACCGCGCGAGATGATCGTTCCGCCGTTTGTGATGGCGCGGGTGATCAGCTCTGCACTCGTTTCGGGTGCCTCGAGAACTGCGCGCGATCCTGAGTCGATGTGCGAGCCCGGGCCCGCCACAATCACGCCTGAGAATCTGGCGACCGCTCCTTTACCGCGGAGATAGGCGGTCGGGTACATCTGCACCATCTTTGTCGGCTTCATGCAGACATAGTTTGAGATGAAGGTTCCGCCTTCTTCCACGATCGATGCGGTCCGCGGGAACACCTCGATCTGTTCGCCCCAGGTGTGAATCATCGTTGAGGTGACTTTTGCGTCCTTGCCGACATAGATCTCATTGATACCGTAGTGAGCTCCTTCTTTGGTTGCAAACGAACTCGCGCAGCCTGCAATCAAGTGAACCTCAGCTCCCTCTTCGGCGATTACAATATTGTGCACTGCCTGAATGGAGTCTCCCTGAAGGAACATGCAGCTCTGGAGAGGGAAGGTGGTCTTTGCTCCTTTGCGGGCGATGATGACGTAGCCTCTCTGCGGATGGTCGGCGACATATTGGGTATACTGGTCTTTGTCCTTTGGAACAATTTTCCAGCAGTATTCCGACAACCACGAGTATTTTTCGAGGGCTTTGTCGATCATCATGACTTCAACGCCTTCTGCGTTGGAGCCTGCGTGCAGAACATGGTCGTTGACCAGAAGGAAACTTCCTGCCCGTCCTTCGAGTGAATCGGTCTGGATTCCGGTGAGTGCGAGGCGTTCCTTATCTTCTTTGCTGATGGCGTCAAAGCCGTTCATTTCTGGCATGCGATACACTCCTTGTAGCCGGATGTCTTGACACTCCGGAGAATTTCCCGCGGGTTTCCGCTACACCGCATCTGTCCGTCGATTAAGACATGGCCGACGTCAGCCTCAATGTAGTCGAGGATGTAGCCGGTATGGGTGATGATAAGGCCGGATTTGGTGCGGTTGATCATGTGCTGGTCTTTTTCGAGGAGGGTTGCTGCGGCGTTGCCGAGCAGCTCCATGTTTTCGACGTCGACACCGCTTTCGGGTTCGTCGAGCATGACAAAGGACGGGTTCTGGACCATGAGCTGGAGGACTTCGCTGCGTTTGATCTCGCCGCCGGAGAATCCTGCGTTGACGTCGCGGTCAAGGAACTTGGTCATGTGCATCCGCTCTGCAAGTTCGGGGATATGTTCTTCGCCTATCTTGGTGGTCGCGGTGAGGAACTTGCCGAGCTTTAAGCCGGAGATGGTGGGCGGCCGCTGGAACATGATGCCCATTCCAAGCTCTGCCCGTTCGTGGACTGCCTTGTCGGTGACGTCAACGCCGTTGAAGAGTATTTTGCCGCTGGTGACCCGGGAGCTGCCAAATCCCATTATTGTGCGCAGAAGGGTGGTTTTTCCCGAGCCGTTCGGGCCAAGGAGGACATGGGTTTCGCCGTCGTTAATCTTCAGACTAACGCCGTGAAGGACTTCGCGTCCGCCAACTTCCACATGAAGATTGCTGATCTCAAGCATGGAAAATCTATTTTATTGTTGGGTGCGGTGGGTTGTAAAGATACGGGTTTGGGGTGTTTGTTTGTAATGTCTGAAAAGTGATTTTCGTTTTTTGGGTCCTTTTTGGATGTGGCTTCGTTTGAGGCAACCACGGAATGCACGGAGTACACGGAGCTTCACGGAAAATATGATAATGCACGGAGAACGCCTGCGGCGCCGGAATGCACTGAAGAGCTAAGGAAGTCGTCATTTCCAAACGATAACAGACACACATACTCATATTCTTACTTTTTCCGTGCATTCCGTGGTTATTTCAAACGAGGCCACATGCGAAAACGGGCACTTTCAGTACGCGCGGTCCGGGGTTTATATTCTCTCATTCTGATGTTTGATCATGACAAGTACAGCATTAGTTTCAATGGCAGAACGTGCAGCACAGTACACAGCAATTCAGCGCAAAAACCAGCTTTCCAAGCTCTGCTGGTATGCTGCGGGAACGCCTGGCAACATGATCTCTTCGCTTCGCGACCCGAGCTATCTTATTGCATAAACTGCCGGATGTCGGAGAGTCCCGGAATGATTCAGGCACTGGAACAGACATTCACGCAGGCACTGTCGCTGAGAACTGCGGCAGCAGGCCGGCGAAACAGTAAGGCAGAGGTATGGGAGACAGAAACACCAAACGGCTCCTGCCTTGCTGTTGAGTCAGTACATCCGATGCCGGATGTTTTTCTCGCTGAAGAGGCTCTCCGTGAGCGGCTGATGCAGGAGCTCAGCCTTGTCCGCGGTATCGGACCGGAACGGGAGCGAATGTGCAGACGCCGCGGCATTCAGACGCTGGACGATCTGCGGCGCACCAACTGGAAGGCCGAGGCGAACGAAATTAAAGAAATCATCAGAAACGGTTCGCCCAAAGAGATCATCCGGTTGTTTACGAACAAAGGCCGCGGTGCAGATCCCCTCCTCACCGGATTTGGTGCGGTTGTTCCGCGGGATGATCTTCTCTTCTTCGACATCGAGACGCTCGGCATGGTGCACTCGCCGATAATTCTCTTCGGCTGCGGTATCTGCGACGGAGAAAACCTCCGCGTCACCCAGTATCTGCTGCGAAACATCGGCGAAGAACTGCCGGCCCTCGAAGTTGTTGCAGACACCATGCGAAACCATCCGGTGCTCGTCACTTACAACGGCAGATCTTTCGATCTTCCGTTCACCAACAACCGTCTCGCCTACTACGGCGAACGCGAGTGCAGACCAAACCTTCATTTCGACCTCCTTCACCCCTCACGGAGATTGTTCAGAGCCGACCTGCCTGACTGCTGTCTTGGCACGGTTGAGGAGTATGTGCTCGGCTGCGGCAGAGAGGACGACCTCCCCGGCTACCTCGTGCCGGTTTACTATCAGAGATATCTGCGGACCGGTAATCCCGACCCGCTCAAAGAAATTGTTGATCACAACAGAAGCGATGTCACAAGCCTTGCCCTGCTGCTCGCAAAACAGACGGAGATAATGTATGGAAATTCCTGAGATGCATACACGGGTGTTTGAAGCCCGACCCGCCGCATACAAAACCCCGGCGACACAGATGTCGCCCGCGGTTGCAGGATATCTGGCGAACCGCGGAATCTCGCTCTACACCCATCAGGCTGATGCGTATGACGCAGTCACCGCCGGAAAAAATATCATCCTCACAACACCCACGGCGTCAGGAAAAACCCTTGCCTACGCGTTGCCGGTCTTTGAAAAGCTGATGCAGAATCGTGATGCGACCGCGCTTTTCATCTACCCGACGAAAGCTCTGACCCGCGACCAGCTTGCAGTCTTCGATAAACTCGACAAAGATCTCGGCGCAAAAACACGGCCTGCGATCTATGATGGTGACACGCCCCGCGAAGCCAGAGGCAGGATCAGATCAAGCTCCCGAATAATTCTCACCAACATGTACGAGCTGCACCAGATTCTCGCGTGGAGAACGCAGTGGGGCGATTTCTGGACGAATCTTGGCGCGGTCGTCATCGACGAAGCTCACCGTTACCGCGGGGTCTTCGGCTCCCATATCGCCCTCCTCCTCAGAAGGCTTCGGCGCATCTGCAGCTACTATGACGCTCGTCCGCAGTTTGTCTTATCGTCGGCAACCATCGGAGGAGCCGAAACGTTTGCAGAAACTCTCACCGGCCTTCCGGCAGTTGAGATAGCCAATGACGGATCACCTCGTGCGAAGCAGACGTTCCGGCTCTACAATCCTTCAGCATCCGGCAAGAGCAGCATTACCGCGACCGCTGATCTCATCCGCGATCAGGTGCAGAGCGGCATGCAGACACTCTGCTTCACCAAATCCCGCAACATGGCTGAGATTACTGCCATGAGATGCCGCGAGGATATGCCAAACACCGGCATCTCCTCCTATCGCGGCGGATACCGCCCGAATGAACGGCGAAACATCGAGAAAAATCTGAAAGAAGGCGATCTCTCAGGTGTCATCAGCACGAATGCCCTTGAGCTCGGCATCGATGTCGGCGGTCTTGACTCGGTGATCATCAGCGGATTTCCGGGAACCATGATGTCGGTCCGTCAGCAGGCAGGTCGGGCAGGCCGCGCCGGAAAGGACGCGCTCATCACCTTTGTTGCCCAGCAGAATCCACTCGACCAGTATTTTATGCGTCACCCGGACGCCTTCTTTGACGCACCGTGCGAACAGCCGATTCTGGATCTGGAGAATCCTTACGTCCTGCGTGACCATCTTCTCTGTGCAGCGGCCGAGCTCCCGTACCGCACCGAACGCGATGCTGCATACTTCGGCGAGACCGCCGCAGATATTCTTCCGGCCCTCAAAGACGAACATCTCATCGCCAGCACTCCCAAAGGTTTTGTCTACTGCGGCACCGAACCTCCTGCGCAGAAGGTCTCGCTCTCCGGCAAAAGTTCCGGCACATGGACGGTTGTTTTCAAAAACACGGTGCTCGAAACAATGGATGAGTACCAGATGTTTCGCGAGGCATATCCCGGAGCCGTCATCTTTCATCAGGGCGAGCGGTACGTTGTGGAAGAGACCGACCGCAAAAATCTCGTCATCCGCGTGAAAAAATCCCAGGACAACTACCGCACGCGTTCGCTTCACACAACCGATATCCGCATCCTCTCGCGCGAAAAAACCTGCAAACACGGCAGCCTTTTCGTTCACTACGGCTCGGTCCTCGTCTCAACCCAGATGCTCGGCTACTCGGTCCTTGAGTACGATCAGATTGTGGCAACTCATCCTCTGGAGACTCCTGCGATGGAGTTCACCACCAAAGCCTGCTGGATCACCCCTGATGCCGAAGGCGTCATCACGCCTGCCGAAATTGCCGGAGCTCTGCATGGTGCAGAACATGCCCTGATTGCCGCAATGCCGGTCCATGTCCTCTGCGACCGCTCGGATATCGGCGGCGTGTCAACACCCTTCCACCCTGATGCAGGAGACGCAGCGATCTTCATCTATGATGGAGTCCCTGGCGGCGTCGGTCTCGCAGAAAAAGCCGCCGCCATTTTTCCTGAGATCATCCGGCTCGCCCGCGACATGGTGGCAGGCTGCTCGTGTGAAACCGGCTGCCCGTCCTGCATCCATTCACCGAAATGCGGAAACAACAACCAGCCGCTGAGCAAAGCAGGCACGGTCGCTCTCCTCTCCTCGCTTGTTTCCGGGCTGTAGTTCAGTCAACGGAATTTCACGAAAAAATATCATGGAAATGAATTTTTTCTGACTTCGTGAAATTTTACGTGCCCTGTTTTTTTTGTGAAAGACTCGGGGTTAAAAAAATGCAGCGCACCGAAAACCCATGGATATATATGGGTGAAATGTAAATGCTAACTAAGGTATAACCATGAAAATCGAGTATATTGGTGTCTCGTCCGCCGCATTTGTTCTTGGCGGTATCTTCGCTGTCCTTGGTGCTATTGGCGGATTCCTTGAAGGAATCGGTAAAATGATCGGACTTTCGTTTAGTATCGGTGTCATCCCGGGACTTGGTGTGGGTCTTCTGGAAACTCTCATGCTGATCATTCTTTACGCCATCCTCGGCCTCTTTATCGGTCTCATCGTCGGCGCAATCTCTGCCTGGGCGTTTAACCACTCCTCCAGACTCTTTGGCGGCATCGAGATCAAAATTAAGGAATAATTTTTCCTTGACAATCTTTTTTTTTGAAAATATTTTGAAACGCGAATTCTGAAACGTGATTTTTGAAACGCGAATAGCACGAATAGCGCGAATAAAAAAATCGCCAAAGGCGATTTTAGAAATTTATTAAAATTATTTTTCAGTAGGAGTTACGTGGTGTACTGTTGAGTGATGAAGTGTTGTCTCGTGAAAAAACCGCCACGGATTCACACGGATTCCAAATTTGCCAATCGTCATTATCTTGCGTTCGGTCGGGACTTCGGCTAATCGCCTCCGTCCTTTTCGACCTCACTGGATAATGACTGGCAAATTTTTTCGGTTTTTTGTTGAGTGGTACATGTGGCTTTGTTTGGAGAAAAATCAATTACAGATTCACACATATTGTATTTTCGGAAAAAAATGTGAGTGAGTACGATGAGAAAAACAACACTCACCACTCCAACAAAAAACCGAAAAAATTTGCCAGCTGTTATCCAGTGAGGTCGAAAAGGACGGAGGCGATTAGCCGGAGTCCCGACCGAACGCAAGATAACAGCGATTGGCAAATTAAACATCTGTGTAAATCCGTGGCGGTTTTTTTTACATGAGACCACGTTCATCAGTTACCCGTTTACAATTTTCAGAAAAAAAGGAACTGAGATATTTTTGCAATATCACACCGCGTAAGTCCTATTTCAGATAAATCCATTCGCTTTGGGAATGCGGAAAATTTCTTTTTTTTGAAAAATCGCCATTGGCGATTTTTTATTCGCGTTATTCGCGTTTCAAAAAAAATATTATTCCACAATCTTCGACGAAACCGTCATGAACACCGGGCCGCGGAGATCCAGCTTTCTCTTATTATCCGTAATATACCGCATCGCATACTCCTCGATTTTGAGATTCACGTCACTCGGGTGCTTGGACATCTTCACCTGCACACTCGTCTCCTCGCCGAGGCGGGCAGCCTCTTCGATACGGGCGACTGCAAGATTTGCCACCGCATACAGGAACGAAATTCCGGTCGGGATACCTTCAGCCCGTACATCCGCGAACTTCTCATTATCCGGCACGCCAAGAATCGCACCATTGCGCACAAACACCTCATTCAGCGCCGCAGGACCAAGAAGATTCGAGTTTTCTTCCAGCTCGCTTACGGTGATCTCAACCTTCTTGTCGTACAGCTCGCCGGTCCATGCCGAAAATTCGCACGGAGACTTCACTGCTGCGTTTGGTGTGGCTGCCGCAATAATTGCAGTGACCGCGCGGCGGCCTTCAATCGTTTTTGGCTCCTCGCGAAGACCAACCGCCTTCGCAAGCTCCGTATCCGAGTACACCGGCGGGAACAGCTGCGCAAACGAAAGCCTGCGCACATCCTCGGCCTCAGTCAGCACCATCGCCAGCCGCTCAACACCCATACCAAGATTCATCACCGGCACACCGACCCCGTACTCGGCAAGAGCCGCGGGCGAGTAAATACCAAACGTCGCCACCTCAACCCAGCCGTGAACCGGATGCTTGCCGTAAACCTCGGTCTGTGTTTCCGGCATATAATACTTCGACCGCTTCTCATCAGGCTGGAACCGGAACTCCGTAAACCCGAACGCCGAAAGGAGAGCTTCTGCGACCGCCTTACCTTCATCAACCGTCACATCCTCGCCCGCAACAATACAGGACGCAGAGTGATACGTCCGCAGATGCGTTGCGTCCTCCTCCTGCTCGCGGCGGAAACAGCGGTCAACCGAAAACATCCGGATCGGCATCGGCCGCTTGTCCCACATCTGGGCAAGCGACAAAAACCAGCCGCTCGTCATGTGCGAGCGCAGCGTCGTCCGCGACGACTCGGGCGCGAGTTCCTTGAACTCAGGGAACACCGAATCCAGAATGTGGACGACCACACCGTCGTCCACTTTCAGCGCGACTGACATCTCGTGCGTCAGATCATCGCCGTCGAACTTGCCCTTCTTGTAACCGTGCAGACACTTCATCAGCTTCTCTTCAGTTGCCGTGTCAACAGGCGTTCCGGTAATTGCCGCGATTGCATCAAGCCGCTCGCGGGAAATCCCCACGTTTGGTCTTGGCAGACCGCCGACATAATAGACGCGGTCGAGAACCGCGGCGGCTTCCGGACCGAACTGGCGGTACACATCCTGCTCGTCGATGAATACCGGAACCATCGCCTCATCAAAACCCATCGAGAGATAGGCCGCACGAAGGCGTGCGATGGTGTCAAAGATCGGGTGAACTTTTGCTCTGCGGTATGCGTAGCGCGGATACACTCCCGCGGCCGCGGGCGGCGTGATAACTGAGGGGCCGGCGTGCCAGGCTCCTTCAAAGTCGGTCTTTCTGCGCTGTCTGAACTCTTCAATATCGAATTTCATGGTTTTCTCACAAGACATACCACCCGGCTGGGTGCGTTTTCGTCCAGTATCTGGTACTCTGCATGCTCTGCAACGCGGGCCGCAAAGGATCGGATTTCGTCCATTTGTGGCACGGCAGTTTCTGGTAATCTGGTTCGACTGTATCCAAGATACATGTATCCCTTGATCTCGACGAAGTTGGGCGCGGCATCCTTGATGAGTGCGGCGATGCCGCAGGCAGCGCCGCTGCCGTCATTGTATCCTTTGACGAGCGTGGTGCGAACCGCGGTCCGCACGCCTTCCTCCTCCTTCTGCCTGAGCATGCCGAGGGATCTCTGAATGTTTCCCCACATTATTGTGGGATCTCCTGCGGGCCGGCAGAGCTCGGCGTAGCTGTTGGCGTCTGCTGCGTCAAGCGAGAGGTAGAGCTGGCTGGGCCGGACTTTTTGAATCATTTCCGGAACGGTGCCGTTTGAGACAAGGAAAACGCTGTTGCCTGCCTCGCGAAGCAGATCGATCAGTTCGGGGAGACGGGAGTAGAGCGTCGGCTCACCGGAAAGGGATATCGCGTACTGATTCGGGTGGCTGGTGGCCGTTTCCCAGCGGTCAGGATCGCTCCATGGCTTGTCGCCGGAGAGTCCTTTTCTCTGGACGCGGGGGATGGCGTCGATGATTTCTTTGGGGTCGAGTTCGACCTCTTCGGTGATTTCGTGCTCCATGCTTCGCCAGCAGAAGAGGCATCGCTGGTTGCAGCGAAGGGTTGGTGTCATCTGGACGCACCGCCAGCTCTCGATTCCGTAGAACTGATGTTTGTAACACTGCTCTCCGCCGCGAAGCGCGCGTTTACACCACATGCAGGGTTTGACGGCTGCCGAAGATCCTGCGGCGATGAAGTTGTAACCCTGCCGGTGAAGGGAATCTTTGGGAGTTTTGGGGGGTGAGATGGTTCTGGGCATGATTAGTCGGCGGTGAGTTTGCGGGTAAGCTCAGCGTTGCTTTCGATGGTATGCTCGGCACGACCTTCGAGGTACTCGAGTTCGGCGAGTCTGTGCGAGATTCTGCCGATCATGTCAGGAAGAAGGGACTGGTCAGGGTCCTCAAGAAGGGCTTCTGCTTCGCGGATGTCTTTGGAGAGGTCGGCGGTTCCGCTGAGGATGAGGGCTTTCTGAATTTCTTTGAGGGTGAGGTAACTGTCGCCGATATGAAATTTGAGGAAGGGTTTTTGTTCGGCGGAGATTTCTTCTTCGAGTTCTTCGAGGCTGAAGATGGAGGATTCGAGTCTGGTTTCAACGTCGCAGAGCTGTCTCTGGCGGAAGATGAGTTCGT
The nucleotide sequence above comes from Methanorbis furvi. Encoded proteins:
- the sepS gene encoding O-phosphoserine--tRNA ligase, with translation MKFDIEEFRQRRKTDFEGAWHAGPSVITPPAAAGVYPRYAYRRAKVHPIFDTIARLRAAYLSMGFDEAMVPVFIDEQDVYRQFGPEAAAVLDRVYYVGGLPRPNVGISRERLDAIAAITGTPVDTATEEKLMKCLHGYKKGKFDGDDLTHEMSVALKVDDGVVVHILDSVFPEFKELAPESSRTTLRSHMTSGWFLSLAQMWDKRPMPIRMFSVDRCFRREQEEDATHLRTYHSASCIVAGEDVTVDEGKAVAEALLSAFGFTEFRFQPDEKRSKYYMPETQTEVYGKHPVHGWVEVATFGIYSPAALAEYGVGVPVMNLGMGVERLAMVLTEAEDVRRLSFAQLFPPVYSDTELAKAVGLREEPKTIEGRRAVTAIIAAATPNAAVKSPCEFSAWTGELYDKKVEITVSELEENSNLLGPAALNEVFVRNGAILGVPDNEKFADVRAEGIPTGISFLYAVANLAVARIEEAARLGEETSVQVKMSKHPSDVNLKIEEYAMRYITDNKRKLDLRGPVFMTVSSKIVE
- a CDS encoding SufD family Fe-S cluster assembly protein, with product MPEMNGFDAISKEDKERLALTGIQTDSLEGRAGSFLLVNDHVLHAGSNAEGVEVMMIDKALEKYSWLSEYCWKIVPKDKDQYTQYVADHPQRGYVIIARKGAKTTFPLQSCMFLQGDSIQAVHNIVIAEEGAEVHLIAGCASSFATKEGAHYGINEIYVGKDAKVTSTMIHTWGEQIEVFPRTASIVEEGGTFISNYVCMKPTKMVQMYPTAYLRGKGAVARFSGVIVAGPGSHIDSGSRAVLEAPETSAELITRAITNGGTIISRGAIIAHVPQTKGHIECRGLILKDGIMHAIPEIDGRVTDVELSHEAAVGKIARDEIEYLMARGLSEEEATATIIRGFLDVRIEGLPDALQKQIDDAIDSADHGF
- the twy1 gene encoding 4-demethylwyosine synthase TYW1, which codes for MPRTISPPKTPKDSLHRQGYNFIAAGSSAAVKPCMWCKRALRGGEQCYKHQFYGIESWRCVQMTPTLRCNQRCLFCWRSMEHEITEEVELDPKEIIDAIPRVQRKGLSGDKPWSDPDRWETATSHPNQYAISLSGEPTLYSRLPELIDLLREAGNSVFLVSNGTVPEMIQKVRPSQLYLSLDAADANSYAELCRPAGDPTIMWGNIQRSLGMLRQKEEEGVRTAVRTTLVKGYNDGSGAACGIAALIKDAAPNFVEIKGYMYLGYSRTRLPETAVPQMDEIRSFAARVAEHAEYQILDENAPSRVVCLVRKP
- a CDS encoding ribonuclease H-like domain-containing protein, producing the protein MIQALEQTFTQALSLRTAAAGRRNSKAEVWETETPNGSCLAVESVHPMPDVFLAEEALRERLMQELSLVRGIGPERERMCRRRGIQTLDDLRRTNWKAEANEIKEIIRNGSPKEIIRLFTNKGRGADPLLTGFGAVVPRDDLLFFDIETLGMVHSPIILFGCGICDGENLRVTQYLLRNIGEELPALEVVADTMRNHPVLVTYNGRSFDLPFTNNRLAYYGERECRPNLHFDLLHPSRRLFRADLPDCCLGTVEEYVLGCGREDDLPGYLVPVYYQRYLRTGNPDPLKEIVDHNRSDVTSLALLLAKQTEIMYGNS
- a CDS encoding cyclase family protein, which gives rise to MDSKMKIYDVTRALAPGMYVYPGDPEFVRTAQKSGESTISALSLGTHTGTHIDAPAHYFPAGTTIDELPLSSLITIAEVVSFGALFSHTSSAVLFRSGYHDADENYPELSEKEAEYLISSGVKVVGCDTPSIGSGAVHRILLAAGIAIIELLDLAQVPDGMYHMFALPLKIRGADAAPARVVLLEDEE
- a CDS encoding ABC transporter ATP-binding protein, which encodes MLEISNLHVEVGGREVLHGVSLKINDGETHVLLGPNGSGKTTLLRTIMGFGSSRVTSGKILFNGVDVTDKAVHERAELGMGIMFQRPPTISGLKLGKFLTATTKIGEEHIPELAERMHMTKFLDRDVNAGFSGGEIKRSEVLQLMVQNPSFVMLDEPESGVDVENMELLGNAAATLLEKDQHMINRTKSGLIITHTGYILDYIEADVGHVLIDGQMRCSGNPREILRSVKTSGYKECIACQK
- a CDS encoding DEAD/DEAH box helicase, which translates into the protein MEIPEMHTRVFEARPAAYKTPATQMSPAVAGYLANRGISLYTHQADAYDAVTAGKNIILTTPTASGKTLAYALPVFEKLMQNRDATALFIYPTKALTRDQLAVFDKLDKDLGAKTRPAIYDGDTPREARGRIRSSSRIILTNMYELHQILAWRTQWGDFWTNLGAVVIDEAHRYRGVFGSHIALLLRRLRRICSYYDARPQFVLSSATIGGAETFAETLTGLPAVEIANDGSPRAKQTFRLYNPSASGKSSITATADLIRDQVQSGMQTLCFTKSRNMAEITAMRCREDMPNTGISSYRGGYRPNERRNIEKNLKEGDLSGVISTNALELGIDVGGLDSVIISGFPGTMMSVRQQAGRAGRAGKDALITFVAQQNPLDQYFMRHPDAFFDAPCEQPILDLENPYVLRDHLLCAAAELPYRTERDAAYFGETAADILPALKDEHLIASTPKGFVYCGTEPPAQKVSLSGKSSGTWTVVFKNTVLETMDEYQMFREAYPGAVIFHQGERYVVEETDRKNLVIRVKKSQDNYRTRSLHTTDIRILSREKTCKHGSLFVHYGSVLVSTQMLGYSVLEYDQIVATHPLETPAMEFTTKACWITPDAEGVITPAEIAGALHGAEHALIAAMPVHVLCDRSDIGGVSTPFHPDAGDAAIFIYDGVPGGVGLAEKAAAIFPEIIRLARDMVAGCSCETGCPSCIHSPKCGNNNQPLSKAGTVALLSSLVSGL